The DNA region TAGAGTTGTCAACTAGGCCGGGCCATAAACTACAAATTTGACATAATTTTATTCAAAACAGGTTTTTATATAAAGTGGACTAGAGTTGTCAACTAGGCCCAGACCCGGTGTGGACCGTCCCGGGCCCATCTGGGCTGGGCTGGACTCAGTAGTTGAAGTGGGCTCCATTTGGGCCATTTTGTAAACCGGGGCCCATTACCGGCCCATCCGAGGCCCactttatataattaatatttttaatgtaattaaccattaataataatatatttccaGATTTATGCACGTAATCTTCCGCATGAGTCATGCTAATATTCTCTGTATTGttccaattttattaaatttcacCGAGTAGGTTTAATATATACCCAAGTTCTCAACTAAATCCACATGAATACAATGTTCAACCTTGACTGTATACAATTTAtctcttatatttatttttatctaatATGTATAAAGGATGATTGTGaagtttatttttaaaaatactactcaAACCTCAATCTCTAATAAATAACTATGGAGtaggattttttaaatttactaGTTATTTCATAACTTATATGTTATCATCTATTTACAATAGTGGTTCTTCATTTAGTACAGAATGTGAAAAATGATATTAGTACAAAGtcaataaatgaaattaatcaTTAATTCAATTTAGATTTTGTGCAAGAGAGACATAATATTTTTAGAATCTATTTAatctacataaataaaaaaacaaataaagccCAGCCCGTCCCACTAGCCAAGTGAGCCTGGTTGGGCTGGGcttatcaaaattaataaaagcacAGTCCAGCCCAGTCTGACTCAGATATGGGTCTGGACTGAGCTGAACCAAAATATAGACGGGCCTCGGTCGGCCCGGCCCGGCCCAACCCAACCCACTTGACATCTCTAAAGTGGACAATCAAAGCTTATTTGacgataaatttattaattcttTACAAAATAATTTACCTTATCATCTTAACAAAATATTTGATTCATAATCAatcaaactaaaatataaagtttagtttttgttttagaAATTCGATTCAatgtgagttttttttttatctcgaATTGATTCGAAGTGGTATGCATATATAGGTAAATCTTAAAATTCGAATACTTACTACTATTAATATAaggatattattttaatatttaaataacacattATTTCAATTGTAGTAATTCACAATTTCTAATCCCACACTCACGCTTGCTGTCGTCGTCTTCCAATCGGGCGCCACCTTCCACCGCCGGCGGTCATATTTTCCGGCGTAGCTTCAGCCGTGCGTGCTAGCTTTAACCTTGACAGCAAACACCGTGTTCATTTCAATTTCATAGGTTTTCCAAAACttctttcaatttatttattcattttatgtGGGAATCGAAGCTATTATCATTTACGGCATTAATATAGACAATGATGATATGAAGTAGTTTTCATCTTTTTGTCCTATTCGTTAGTCTATTTGTTTGTTCTTTCGTTTATAATTTCTGGGCAGATATGCAGATGGATTGTTTGTGCGTTTTTAACAATTGAAATAATTGAGTCTTATCTTGTTGATAGAGATAGCTCTACGCAATTGGGGTTTTATGTTGGTTAATATGCATTTGATtataaattgtttgaatttttggatGATTTGGTTAGTTTTGGATTCATtattaaaatttggattttcGAATTAGGCAAAAATGCGAACCATTGCCCAAATGTTGTTCCTGATGACTAAGCCGAATAATTGAGGTCGTTTTATGCTGGTTATATGGAAAGACGTTTTTGCCTAATATTGGAGATAGGTAAAAAGTGCAGGCAGATTTACATGTTTCTTTGTGTTGCTATTCTCAGATGTTGGGATTTCTCTGAATTAGAAGTATTGTTTGGGAATTTTTGAGAAACAAGTAAGGTAAAGGATATGGAAGAGCAGTTTATACTGCGATTGCCACCAGCTGTAGCCGAAAGAATTGAGCGGCTCTTAAATGATTCATCTGCCTCTTCTGAGGATAAGAACTTGGATATGGTGTTTTCTGGTATAATATACAGACTTCTTATTTTGAACCTTTTATCAAGTTTGTTTTGGTGACTGCTTAGTTTCCAACAAGTTTTTCTGCCCATGTTATTTTTACTGCAGAGGATGGAAGGACCGGTACGTTTGTTATAGGCAATGACCGCTTCTCTTCATCCCTCTTGGATCTTCCCTCTGTTGTAGAGTCTTACAAGACTTACGATGACAACGTTTTGATTAAAACTGCAGACATTGGTCAAGTAGGCTGTTTGTAGAAACTAAGTGTTTGAATTGTTCAAGATAGCTGTTTTAGGTGCCGTATGCCTTGCTAACTTTTCGGGGTAGTGCAGATGATAATGGTGAGAGAGGAGAGTGATGTTGTCCCGGAGGCAGTTGAGTATAGACATGGACTCACTCCACCCATGAGGGATGCTCGAAGACGGAGATTTCGTCGTGAGCCagatttaaatgtataataagCTACTTGAATCGTTGATTCTAA from Salvia splendens isolate huo1 chromosome 9, SspV2, whole genome shotgun sequence includes:
- the LOC121746459 gene encoding transcription initiation factor TFIID subunit 7-like; this translates as MEEQFILRLPPAVAERIERLLNDSSASSEDKNLDMVFSEDGRTGTFVIGNDRFSSSLLDLPSVVESYKTYDDNVLIKTADIGQMIMVREESDVVPEAVEYRHGLTPPMRDARRRRFRREPDLNPEVVRRVERDLQNIMAGGTAENIGVEMVEPGEYGDEAARNASKKVASAPLAKPDAPEAGTAGGEPDGSDTDETDDSM